The region CTCCCGCGGCGGGTGCGGGCAGCGCGGTCGCGCTCGCGCCGGCGCTCGCCGGCGGCCTCGCCGACGACACGGCGCAGCACTGGCGCCTGCGCCTCGAGACCGGCGATCCTTACTTCCCGCGCACGCCCTGGCTCAGCCTGTCCGCGAACGCGATCACGATGACGGACTTCCGCACGCGCGGCGCAGGCACGGGGGCGGGCGAGACGCCGCCGGCGAGCCTGCTGGCGCTGGAGAGCTACCCGAATCCCTTCAATCCCGCGACCACGCTGAGTTACACGCTGCCCGCCGCCGGACATGTGCAGCTGGATGTCTACGACGCTGCCGGACGCCACCTGCGGCAGCTCGTCTCGACGACACAGGCGGCCGGCCCTCACACGGCGGTGTGGAACGGGTGTGATGGGGAGGGCCGGCCCCTGGTTTCCGGGCTCTACTTCGCCCGCCTGCAGGCGGCGGGTGCCGCAGAGAGCCGGAAGCTCGTGCTCGTGAAATGAGGCGCTAGCGCGACAGGGACGCCGCGCGGCGTTCTCGACCCGGGTCGCCCCCCTGCGGCCCGGGTTTTCATTGCGCCCCTGCGGGTCCCGCCGACCGCCGCTTCACAGGCGTTCGGCAGAACCCGCAGGGGCGCTTCCCTGGCAGCGCGCGAGCCGGACGGGCACGCGCGCGCCGTCGGCACAGGGCGCGCGACCCGGACGAGCGCTCGCTCGCGCGATTGACCACGGAACGCGGCATTGCTACTTTGCGCGCGGCGCCGGCAGCGGCGCCCCCCAACCCAGCGAAAGCCCCCCGGTTGCGGCCGGCCGGGGCTAGGTCTGCTTGCCGCAAGGAGCCCCCATGGCCCTCGTCGACGAGCTGCCCTCCCTGGCCGGCGCCGGAGCCGCGCTGCGCGCCGCCCTGGCGGCGGGGCCGCTGCGCCGCGTGCTCGCCGGCCTCACGGGCTCGAGCCTGCCGCTCCTGCTCGCGCGCCTGGAGCGCGAGTTGCCGCCGGACGGCAGGCCCTGGGTGATCCTGACCGCGCAGAGCGCGGAGGCCGAAGGCATCGCCGAGGACCTGCGCACCTGCGGCGCCCAGGGCGTCGCGCACCTGCCCGAGCTGGAGGTGCTGCCCTTCGACCGCCACGGTGCGGACCGCAATCTCGTCGCGCGGCGGCTGGAGGTGCTCGATGCCCTGGAGCGCAGCCGCGTGCGCTTCCTCTGCACGAGCGTGGGCGCCTGGCTGACCAAGGTGCTGCCGCCGGCCCTGCTCGCCGAGCGGCGCTTCACGCTCCAGCCGGGCATGGAGATCGACCTGGAGACTCTCGCCGAGCAACTCGCCGCGCTCGGTTATCGCCGTGTCGGGCTCGTGAGCGAACCGGGCGACTTCGCGGTCAGGGGCGGCATCGTCGACCTCTTCGCCCCGAGTCCGGACAGCGAGGAGCCGGTGCGCCTCGAGCTGGCCGGCGACACGCTCGAGAGCCTGCGCGGCTTCGATCCGGCGACACAGGTTTCCACGCGCGCGCTCGCGGAGACGAGGGTCCTGCCCTGCGGGCCTGTGCTGCTGGCCGAGAGCGACCGCCTGCGCGCCGTGCGCGAGCTGCAGAAGCTCTACCCGGCCGAGTCGGTGCTGGTCGAGGATCTGGCCGCCAGTTTCCTCGCGGGCCTGCCCTTCGAGGGCATCGACCGTTACAGCGCCTACTTCGTGCCCGAGGTGCCGCTGGACCACTACCTCGCCGGCGGCTATCGGCCCCTGATCGTGGACGCGGAGGCCGTCCTCTCGCGCTGGACACAGCTCGCAGCCGAGGTCGAGAGCCGGCGCGCGAAGGCGGGGGCCAATGACGAGCTGCCGCCGGCCGCGAGCGCGGCCTACCTGGACGCCGCGGCGCTGCAGGCCCTGCTCGACGGCCCCGAGCTGCTCTGCGTGGAGGACGAGCTGGCCGAGGCGATGGCCAGCCCGCGCGCGCCGGTGGTCAAGTTCACGAGCAAGAGCCAGCCCTCCTTCGGCAGCAGCGTCAAGGCCCTGCGCGAGGACCTCGGCGCCCTGGCCGCAGCGGGCTACCGGATCAGCGTCTACTGCGACAACCAGGGCCAGGCCGATCGCCTGGCCGAGATCCTCGCCGAGCACGAGGAGTCCCTGCACCTGCCCGTCGGCGATCTCCAGCACGGGTTCCTGCTGCCGGACGAGAAGCTCGCCGTCTACACCGACCACGAGATCTTCGATCGCTACAAGCGCATCCGGCGTCGGCGCCGGCTCTATCGCGGCACGCCCGTGCGCGATCGCGCCTCCTTGCGGCCGGGCGACTACGTCGTGCACATCGAGCACGGCATTGCCCGCTACCAGGGGATGAAGAAGCTGACCGTGCTCGGCGAAGAGCGGGAGGTGCTTCACCTCAGCTACGCCGAGGAGCAGCAGCTCTACGTCCCGATCGAGCAGATCCACCTCGTCGAGAAGTACAGCAATCAGGAAGACGGCACGCCGCGCCTGAACCGCCTGGGCGAGAAGGCCTGGCTGCGCACGCGGAAGCGGGCCGAGAAGGCCGTGCGCGAGATGGCCACCGACCTGCTCGCGCTCTACGCGCGCCGCCAGGCCAGCCCCGGCTTCGCCTGCGGGTCGGACACGCCGTGGCAGAATGAGTTGGAGGCGAGCTTCCTCTACCAGGACACGCCCGACCAGGCGCGGGCGGCCGCCGAGACCAAGGCCGACATGGAGCGCGCGCGGCCGATGGACCGCCTCGTCTGCGGCGACGTCGGCTTCGGCAAGACGGAGGTCGCCATCCGCGCCGCCTTCAAGGCCGCGCAGGCGGGCAAGCAGGTGGCGGTGCTCGTGCCGACCACCATCCTCGCTCAGCAGCATCTGCAGACCTTCACCGAGCGCCTGCGGGAGTACCCACTGCGCATCGAGATGGTCAGCCGCTTCCGCAGCAGCGCGCAGATCAAGGAGACCCTGAAACGGCTGGCGGCGGGCGAGCTCGACGTCGTCATCGGCACGCACCGCCTGCTCTCGGCGGACGTCGCCTTCAAGGACCTCGGCCTGCTCGTCATCGACGAAGAGCACCGTTTCGGGGTGGCGCACAAGGAGAAGCTCAAGCGGGCGCGCGCAGCCGTGGACGTGCTCACGCTGACGGCGACGCCGATCCCGCGCACCTTGCACATGGCCCTCGGCGGGATTCGCGACGTCTCGCTGATCCGGACACCGCCGCTGGACCGCCTGCCCGTGCACACCGAGATCGCCGCCTTCGACGACGAGATCATGAAGGAGGCCATCCTGCGGGAGATGGACCGCGGCGGGCAGGTCTACTTCGTCCACAACCGCGTGGAGACGATCGACGCGATGGCGACCTACCTCGGCGAACTGCTGCCGGACCTGCGCATCGCCGTTGGCCACGGCCAGATGAGCGAGCACCAGCTCGAACGCGTGATGGTGGACTTCATCGAGGGCGAGTACGACGTGCTCGTGAGCACGCTGATCATCGAGTCGGGCCTGGACATCCCGCGCGTGAACACGATCCTCATCAACCGCGCGGATCGCTTCGGGCTCGCGCAGCTCCACCAGCTGCGGGGGCGTGTCGGCCGCAGCCGTCAACGCGCCTACTGCCTGCTGATGATCCCGCGCGACCGCGACATCAGCGAGGACAGCCGCCGGCGCCTGGAAGCGCTCGTCGAACACGACGAGCTGGGCGCCGGCTACAGGCTGGCCCTGCGCGATCTCGAGATCCGCGGCGCCGGCAACATGCTCGGGGCCGAGCAGCACGGGCACCTCGCCGCGATCGGCTTCGACCTCTACCTGCGCCTCGTCGCCCAGGCCGTGCGCGAGCTCCGCGAGGGCAAGAGCTACGTGCAGGACGTGCGCGTGGAATCCCGCCTGGATGCCCGCCTGCCCGACGACTACGTCCCCGACGCCGAGCAGAAGATGCTCCTCTACCAGAGGATGGGCCACATCGATCGGCTCGAGGAGGCCGCGACGCTGCGGCGGGAGATCCGCGACCGCTTCGGAGCGCTGCCGGGCTCGGTGGAGAACCTCTTCCTGCTCCTCGAGATCAAAGTGCTCGCGATGGCGGCCGGGGTTGCACGCGTGGAGCTGGGCGAGCGCACGCGGCTCGAGCTGCAGCCGGGCGCCGGTCTTGCGCCGGCCGGCGCGGCGGACTTGGCGCGGAACTTCGGACGCGATATACTCTTCATGGGCAAGGACCCTCTGGTCCTGGAGCTGCGCGCCGGTCCCGGCGAGCGTTTCGAGTCCGTGCGAATCCTGTTGAAGTCGATGGAGGGCTGTGCTACTCCCTTAGCTTCTAATGCCTGATAACAACGGGCTTTAGCCGGTCGCGCGCGGCGCGCCGGCGGCGGTGGGCGCCTTCGGCGCCGCCGAGTCGCCCTCAGCTTTTCCGATTCCAAGCGAGGTGAACGATGGCCATGGCGACGCTGCGGGCGGCCTGCGCCCTAGGCTTGCTCCTGACGGTGCTGCTCGGCGGTTGCGGCGGCAAGAAACCAGACAGCGTGGTGGCGACCGTCAACGGCGTGCCCATCACCGTGGGCTATCTCGAGGCGAAGTGGGCGAAGCTCGCCGCCACCAACAAGAGCTTCGTCCCGACGGCGACGAACAAGGACTCCCTGCAGACGGCCGTGCTCGACGTCATCATCAACAAGGAGCTGATGGTGGACAAGGCCAAGCAGGAGAAGATGGTCGAGGATGCCGTCTACAAGGAGGCCTACGAGAACCAGCTGAACTACCGCCTGATCGAGCTGCTGAAGAACAAGGAGGTCGTGGACAAGCTGCCGGAATTCACCGAGGACGACCTGCTCGCCCACTACAAGTACGTAGGCCTGACGGTCAACGCCCGCCACATCGACATGGACACCGAGGAGGCGGCCAAGAAGGTCGTCGGCGAGCTGCGCAAGGGCGAGATCAGCTTCGCCGACGCCGTGGCCAAGTACTCGACCGCCCAGGATAAGGACCGCGGCGGCGATCTCGGCCAGGTCAAGTTCGGCTCGAACATCAAGCCGGTGGAGGACGCCCTCTTCAACATGAAGGAAGGCGAGATCACGGATCCCATCGCCACTCCGTACGGCTGGAGCATCTTCATCGTCGACAAGAGCAAGGAGACGAAGGCCGACGAGTACGCATCCGTGCGCGAAAGCATCAAGCATCGCCTCGAAATGCGGGCCCTGCGCGAGCTGGGCGGCAAACACGCCGAGAACGTGCTCAAGAAGTACGGCTTCAAGTTCCACTGGGATACTGCCGAGGCGATCCTGGCGCGCATGCCGGAAGACATGACACCCGAGCAGGCATCCCAGTCCCGCACGACGACCGCGGAGAAGCCCATCCTCAAGTTCGCGCCGGATGAGCTGGGGATGAAGCTCTACGAGCTGGAGGGCAAGACGTACACGCTGAAGGAGTTCTCCGACGAGTACGATCGCCTGCATCCCTTCGCCCGACCGCAGAAGGGAAACCGCCTGCAGGGCATCTACAACTACGTGCAGAAGGAAGTCGTCGGCATCGTGATGCCGAAGGAGGCGCGCTCGATCGGTCTCGACCAGGATCCGGACCTGATCGTGGCGATGAAGGAGTTCGAGGAGCAGTCCTGCATCGGCGCCGTGCGGCGAGTCTTCATCGAGCGCGACCTGAGCCTCGATTCGACCGAGGTGCGCAAGTTCTACACCGACAACCCACGCTACTACACGCTCAAGCCGCAGCTGCGCTGCAAGCAGCTCATCACGCAGGACGAGGCGAAGATCCAGGAGGCCCAGCGCCGCCTGCAGGCCGGCGAGAGCTTCGACGCCGTGGGCAAGGACATCTCGATCGTTTTCACGCGGCAGTGGATCACCGACTGGTTCACGCCGGACTCGATCGCCAACCCGGAGAACGAAGCGATCCGGCAGATCGCCCGCCTCAAGGCGCCGGGCGAGATGACGCCGCCCTTCAACTACCAGGGCTACTGGGGGATCATGCAGATCTTCGAGACCCGCGGGGAGCGTCTGATGCCCTTCGAAGAGGCGCGGGGCCGCGTCGAGCAGGACGCGCGCGAGGTGAAGGCCAGCGCCAAGCTGGACTCGCTGCTCGTCGTCTGGCGCGGCGAGGCCGACGTCGAGATCAACAAGCGCCTGCTCACGAAGGCGGAGAAGGGACCCGATCCCAATCCCAACCGGGAACGCTTCTAGCATGCCGCGCGTCCGCGCGCTGACGATCCTGCTCGCGCTCGGGGCCGCGCTGGCGCTCCCGGGCTGCGGCGGTGAGCGGGAGACGCCACCGGTCGGCCGTCAGGCCGGCGACGTGGGCACGGTCGCGGGCGAGCGTCTCGACTACCTCGTGCGCGTCGGCAACTCCGCCCTCAGCGAGGACGGTTTCTTCGCCAGCCTGCCGGAGGAGTTCCGCACGCTGTTGAGTGCGGAGGAGAAGCGCGCCTACCTCGACCGCTGGGTGGACACCGAACTGCTCTACCTCGCCGCGCTCGATCGCGGCCTGCTCGAGAACGCCGAGCTCGAGCGGCGCCTGGAGCAGCAGCGCCGCGAGTTCATCGCCAACCAGCTGCTGCAGGCCGTCCTCGCCGAGCGAGTCCAGGTGAGTGAGGGCGAGATCGCCGACTACTACGCCGCGCATCTCGAGGAGTACGGCTCCGAGTACCGCTACCGCGAGCTCGTCGTCGCCAGCCAGGCCGAGGCCGCGGACCTCCATCGTCGGCTGCTCGCCAATCCGGCCGGATTCGCGCGCCTGGCCGAGCAGCACTCGCTGGCCGGGACGGCGCGCCAGGGGGGCGAGCTGGACTGGCTGGCGAAGGGCACGATGCCGCCCGAGGTGGAAGAGCGCCTCGTCAAGCTGGCGCCGCAGGAGATCTCGCAGCCCTTCGAGACGGCCTGGGGTTGGACGATCATCCAGCTGCGTGAGCGCCGGAGCAGCGGCCGGACGGTCGCCCTCCCGGAGGTGCGCGAGGAGATCCTCCGCCGCCTGACGATGGAGCGTCGCCGCGCGGTCTATGCGGAGTTCCTGGAGGAAGTTCAGCAGAGCTACGCCGTCCGCTACCATCCCGACCTCGATCTGCGTCTGCGCAGCGACGAGTTCCGGCCGGGCGGACGCGCACAGGAGGAGTAGGCATGATGCGCAGCGCTCGGCACTGGGTGGCGATCGCCTGCGGTTTCCTCGCGGCAGCCGCAGCAGCGCTCGCGCAGCCGGCGCCAGCCGACACGCCGGTGATGCTCGAGCAGATCGTCGCCGCGGTCGACGACGAGGTCGTCCTGCTCAGCGAGATCGTGGCCGACCTTCAGTTCCACGCGCTCCAGGCCGGCGGCATGCCGCCGGCCGCGGAGCAGCGGACGCTGCTCGAACAGGCTCGGGAAGCCCGGATCCAGGAGAAGCTGCTGGTCGCCAAGGCGCGCCGTGACCAGATCCAGATCGGCGACGAGGAGTTGGAGCAGGCGCTGGACAACCATATCGCGAACCTCCGCAAGCAGGCGGGCAGCGAAAGCCGCTTCCAGGCCGAGCTGGCGCGAGAGGGGTTCAGCGAGCGCGACCTGCGCAAGACCCTGCGCGAGCCGCTGCGCGAGCAGATGCTCGCGCAGCGGGTCGTCGAGCGCGTCGCCCTCGAGCAGGCGGTCAGCGCCGAGGAATTGCGCCGCTACTACGATGAGAGCCGCGACGACCCTGCGCGCATCCCCCTGCGCCCCCGCGCCGTGGAGCTGTCGCACCTCGTGGTGATCCCGCAGGCGGCGCCGGAGCAAGAGGCGGCGCTGCGCGCCAGGCTCGGCGAGGCGCAGCGGCGGCTGGCGGCCGGCGAGGAGTTCGCCGTCGTGGCGACCGCGCTCTCCGAGGATCCGGCCGCGGCCCGCGGCGGCGACCTCGGCTGGTGGGCGCTCAAGGACATCGCGCTGCCCGAGCTGGCGCTCGCCCTCGCCGAGCTGGCGCCCGGGCAGACCGCCGAGGAAGTGCGCAGCGAGCGCGGGTACCACATCCTCAAGATGGAGGAGCGCGACGGCCAGCGCGTGCGCTTCCGCCAGATCTTCTTCGCGCTGCCGCTCAGCGAGGCCGACCGCCAGGCGGCTCGCGATCGCGCGCGCGAGGCCTGGCAGAAGCTCCAGGCCGGCGCGGACTGGCAGGCCGTCGTCGGGGAGTACAGCGACGACGCGCCGACCCGCGATCAGGGTGGCCGTCTGCCGCGCATCCCCGAGGAGCAGCTCGACGATCGCTACCGCACTGTCGTCGAGGCCCTGGAGCCGGGCGAGTACTCCGGGGTCTTCCCTGGCCGTCACGGGTACCAGATTCTGCGCCTGGAGACCCGCGACGCGGCCAGGCCCTACGCGTTCGAGGAGGTGGCCGATCGCCTGCGCGCCGAGCTCGTCGGTCGCAAGCGCAACGAGGCGATCGAGCAGTATCTGGCCACGCTCGAGAAGGAGATCGTCGTCAGCCGCGCCGAACTGCCGCCGGTGGAGGAGATCGCCGGACTCACGGAGGCGGAGTGAGGCTGGACGTCTGGCTGCACAGGGTCTGCCTGCTCAAGAGTCGCAATCAGGCCAAGCAGGGCTGCCAGAGCGGGCACATCCTTCTCGATGGCCAACCGGTGAAGGAGAGCCGGGAACTGCGCGGCGACGAGGAGCTGACACTGCGCTTTCCGCGTCGCGAACTGCGCGTGCGCGTGCTCGCGATCCCGACCGGGAATCTCGCCAAACGCGATGCCGCCGCCTGTTACGCCCTCCTCGAGGAGCGCGCGCTGCGCGACGAGATCTAGCCCCCGCTGGCGCCGGCGCAGCCGCGGGTTGCCCCGCGGCCGCCGCCCTCAGATGCTGTCTGCGTACTTGAGGCCGCGCGGCTCACCGCGCAGGATCGGCAGCTCGCCGGAACTGTCCAGCGAGCGGGGTGCAGAGGGCTCGGCGCCGCCGCGGCCACCTTCGCTCTCGCCGCCGCCCCGCCGCCGCCGGCGAGGCCGGCGACGGCGCTCGCTGGGCTCGCGGCCGGCATCGGCCCCCGCGGCTTCGCCGGGCGCTTCCGCGCTGCGGCGGCGCCCGCCGCTCCGGCCACCGCCGCGGCGCGCGCCCCGGCCTTCCCCACGCCCTTCCCCACCGCGCTTCTCACCGCGGCCCTCGCTGCTGCGATCCTCGCCGCCGCGGCCCCGGCCGCCGCGCCCGTCCCGCCGGCCGCGCTCGCCTTCGCCGCGGCCCTCCTCGCGACCGTCCTCGCGCGCCCGCTGGCGGTAGTACTCCTTCCTCCGCTCGCGCCGCTCGCTGGCGATGCGGCGCATCTCCTCCTCGGTGGCGCCCTCGTAGCCGTGGCTGCGGTTCAGCGACCACTTGAGCAGGGGCGGCGTTACGAGGGTGGTCAGGATCACCATGATGACGACCGCGCCGTAGGTCGCCTCGCTGACGATCGGCCGGCCGCCGGCCGTGAGACCGAGGCCGATGCTCGCGAAGATGAGTCCCACCTCCCCCCGCGGGATCATGCCGAGCCCCACCGAGAGGCGATCCAGCCCGCGCTCGACGACACCGAGCCCGCAGATCTGCTTGCCGATGATCCCGGCGAGGGTCAGGGCGCCCGCGAGCCCGAGCAGCTCGGGCCGCGCGAAGTAGGCGAGGTCCACCTTGTAACCCATGTGCACGAAGAAGATCGGGACGAAGAAGCCGAGCAGCGGCTGGAGCAGCTCCTCGAGACCGTGCTGCTCGCGCTGCTTGAGCTCGCTGTAGTGTAGCTCGTCGAGGATGAGGCCGGCCGCAAAGGCGCCCACGATCGTCGCCAGACCGATCTTGCCCGCGACGATGCTGAGGCCGAACAGCAACAGCAGGCTGGTCGGCAGGAGCAGATGACCGCCCCTCAGCCGGGCCGCCAGCCAGAACAGCCGGGGCGACAGCCACTGGCCCGCGACGAGCGCGACGACCAGGAAGAGCAGCGCCTTGCCGACGATCAGGCTGATCGCCGCCGCGCCGATCCCGGCGCTGCCGGTCTCGGCAGCGACGATGATCCCCGACACGACCGCCAGGATCACGAGCCCGACGATGTCGTCGATCACGGCGGCGCCCAGGATGATCCGGCTCTCGCGCAGGCCCGTCTTGCCGAGGTCCGTGAGCACGCGTGCGGTGATGCCGACGCTGGTGGCCGTGAGGATGGCCCCGAGAAAGACGTGCACGTAGCCCGACTGCTCGGGCAGTAGCCACTTGCCGACGCCCCAGCCGAGCGCGAAAGGCGCGGCGACGCCGAGCAGCGCGACCAGCAGGCTCGAGGTGCCCACGCTCAGCATCTGGCGAAGGTTGCTCTCCAGGCCGACCGCGAAGAGCAGCAGAATGACGCCGATCTCACCCAGA is a window of bacterium DNA encoding:
- the mfd gene encoding transcription-repair coupling factor gives rise to the protein MALVDELPSLAGAGAALRAALAAGPLRRVLAGLTGSSLPLLLARLERELPPDGRPWVILTAQSAEAEGIAEDLRTCGAQGVAHLPELEVLPFDRHGADRNLVARRLEVLDALERSRVRFLCTSVGAWLTKVLPPALLAERRFTLQPGMEIDLETLAEQLAALGYRRVGLVSEPGDFAVRGGIVDLFAPSPDSEEPVRLELAGDTLESLRGFDPATQVSTRALAETRVLPCGPVLLAESDRLRAVRELQKLYPAESVLVEDLAASFLAGLPFEGIDRYSAYFVPEVPLDHYLAGGYRPLIVDAEAVLSRWTQLAAEVESRRAKAGANDELPPAASAAYLDAAALQALLDGPELLCVEDELAEAMASPRAPVVKFTSKSQPSFGSSVKALREDLGALAAAGYRISVYCDNQGQADRLAEILAEHEESLHLPVGDLQHGFLLPDEKLAVYTDHEIFDRYKRIRRRRRLYRGTPVRDRASLRPGDYVVHIEHGIARYQGMKKLTVLGEEREVLHLSYAEEQQLYVPIEQIHLVEKYSNQEDGTPRLNRLGEKAWLRTRKRAEKAVREMATDLLALYARRQASPGFACGSDTPWQNELEASFLYQDTPDQARAAAETKADMERARPMDRLVCGDVGFGKTEVAIRAAFKAAQAGKQVAVLVPTTILAQQHLQTFTERLREYPLRIEMVSRFRSSAQIKETLKRLAAGELDVVIGTHRLLSADVAFKDLGLLVIDEEHRFGVAHKEKLKRARAAVDVLTLTATPIPRTLHMALGGIRDVSLIRTPPLDRLPVHTEIAAFDDEIMKEAILREMDRGGQVYFVHNRVETIDAMATYLGELLPDLRIAVGHGQMSEHQLERVMVDFIEGEYDVLVSTLIIESGLDIPRVNTILINRADRFGLAQLHQLRGRVGRSRQRAYCLLMIPRDRDISEDSRRRLEALVEHDELGAGYRLALRDLEIRGAGNMLGAEQHGHLAAIGFDLYLRLVAQAVRELREGKSYVQDVRVESRLDARLPDDYVPDAEQKMLLYQRMGHIDRLEEAATLRREIRDRFGALPGSVENLFLLLEIKVLAMAAGVARVELGERTRLELQPGAGLAPAGAADLARNFGRDILFMGKDPLVLELRAGPGERFESVRILLKSMEGCATPLASNA
- a CDS encoding RNA-binding S4 domain-containing protein — protein: MRLDVWLHRVCLLKSRNQAKQGCQSGHILLDGQPVKESRELRGDEELTLRFPRRELRVRVLAIPTGNLAKRDAAACYALLEERALRDEI